A genomic window from Camelus ferus isolate YT-003-E chromosome 9, BCGSAC_Cfer_1.0, whole genome shotgun sequence includes:
- the LOC102524252 gene encoding enkurin domain-containing protein 1 isoform X5 → MVTASRYYPQLMSLVGNVLRFLPAFVRMKQLIAEHYVGAVMICDARVYSGSLLSPSYGWICDELMGGGGLHTMGTYIVDLLTHLTGQRAEKVHGLLKTFVRQNAAIRGIRHVTSDDFCFFQMLMGGGVCSTVTLNFNMPGAFVHEGDNEGMCEGPSRISGPIPPDPTLCPDYYRRPSSAQGRLEANALKLDLLTSEQDLDSTPPRDPRIGPGAREILERGRHGVVGVLLQLEGISLGPGASPKRKDPKDHEKENLRRIREIQRRFHEQERGQGQGQTRPLKALWRSPKYDKVESRVKAQLQEPGPTSGTEPAHFLRAHSRCGPGLPPPRVPSPQLTPPGPSAKGPGSGVDFITHNARTAKRAPRRHSRSLQVLAQVLEQQRQAQEHYNATQKGHVPHYLLERRDVWRRQAEARQSSQPDPAMPPGHTCMPENQRLETLSSLLQSQSQLLRELVLLPAGADSLRAQSHRAELDQKLVQVEEAIKIFSCPKVFVKMDA, encoded by the exons ATGGTGACAGCCTCGCGCTACTACCCACAGCTGATGAGCCTGGTGGGGAACGTGCTGCGCTTCCTGCCTGCTTTCGTGCGTATGAAGCAGCTGATTGCCGAGCACTACGTGGGTGCAGTGATGATCTGCGATGCCCGTGTCTACTCAGGCAGCCTGCTCAGCCCCAGTTACGGCTGGATCTGTGACGAGCTCATGGGTGGCGGGGGCCTGCACACCATGGGCACCTACATTGTGGACCTGCTGACCCACCTGACTGGCCAGAGAGCTGAGAAGGTACATGGGCTGCTCAAGACCTTTGTAAGGCAGAATGCAGCCATCCGTGGCATCCGGCACGTCACCAGCGATGACTTCTGTTTCTTCCAGATGCTCATGGGTGGGGGTGTGTGCAGCACAGTAACACTTAACTTCAACATGCCAGGCGCCTTTGTGCACGAG GGCGACAACGAAGGCATGTGCGAGGGTCCGTCCCGTATCTCGGGGCCCATCCCCCCAGATCCTACGCTTTGTCCTGACTACTACCGGCGGCCCTCCTCGG CCCAAGGGCGCCTTGAGGCAAACGCGCTGAAGTTGGACCTGCTGACCTCGGAACAGGACCTAGACTCCACACCTCCCCGCGACCCCCGCATCGGTCCGGGAGCCCGAGAAATCCTGGAGCGTGGCCGGCACGGCGTAGTGGGCGTGCTGCTGCAGCTCGAGGGTATCTCCCTAGGCCCAGGGGCCTCTCCCAAGA GGAAGGACCCTAAAGACCATGAGAAGGAGAACCTGAGGCGGATCAGGGAGATCCAGAGGCGCTTCCATGAGCAGGAGCGTGGCCAGGGTCAGGGCCAGACCAGGCCTCTGAAGGCTCTGTGGCGCTCCCCCAAGTACGACAAAGTGGAGTCCCGTGTCAAGGCCCAACTGCAG GAGCCCGGCCCTACTTCTGGGACAGAGCCTGCTCACTTCCTACGGGCACATTCCCGCTGCGGCCCTGGGCTCCCACCACCTCGTGTCCCCAGTCCTCAGCTAACCCCACCAGGTCCCAGTGCTAAG GGGCCAGGCTCGGGTGTGGATTTCATTACCCACAATGCCCGCACTGCCAAGAGGGCCCCCCGGCGGCATTCTCGCTCGCTGCAAGTCCTGGCACAGGTGCTGGAGCAGCAACGACAAGCCCAGGAGCACTACAATGCCACACAGAAGGGTCATGTGCCCCATTA CTTGTTGGAGCGCAGGGATGTGTGGCGGCGGCAGGCTGAGGCTCGTCAGAGTAGTCAGCCAGACCCAGCCATGCCCCCTGGCCACACTTGCATGCCTGAGAACCAGCGGTTGGAGACACTGAGCAGTCTGCTCCAGA GCCAGAGCCAACTGCTTCGAGAGCTGGTGCTGCTGCCTGCTGGGGCAGATTCACTGAGGGCCCAGAGCCACCGTGCTGAGCTGGACCAGAAGCTGGTACAGGTAGAGGAGGCCATCAAGATCTTTTCCTGCCCCAAGGTCTTTGTGAAGATGGATGCCTGA
- the LOC102524252 gene encoding enkurin domain-containing protein 1 isoform X6 translates to MCEGPSRISGPIPPDPTLCPDYYRRPSSAQGRLEANALKLDLLTSEQDLDSTPPRDPRIGPGAREILERGRHGVVGVLLQLEGISLGPGASPKRKDPKDHEKENLRRIREIQRRFHEQERGQGQGQTRPLKALWRSPKYDKVESRVKAQLQEPGPTSGTEPAHFLRAHSRCGPGLPPPRVPSPQLTPPGPSAKGPGSGVDFITHNARTAKRAPRRHSRSLQVLAQVLEQQRQAQEHYNATQKGHVPHYLLERRDVWRRQAEARQSSQPDPAMPPGHTCMPENQRLETLSSLLQSQSQLLRELVLLPAGADSLRAQSHRAELDQKLVQVEEAIKIFSCPKVFVKMDA, encoded by the exons ATGTGCGAGGGTCCGTCCCGTATCTCGGGGCCCATCCCCCCAGATCCTACGCTTTGTCCTGACTACTACCGGCGGCCCTCCTCGG CCCAAGGGCGCCTTGAGGCAAACGCGCTGAAGTTGGACCTGCTGACCTCGGAACAGGACCTAGACTCCACACCTCCCCGCGACCCCCGCATCGGTCCGGGAGCCCGAGAAATCCTGGAGCGTGGCCGGCACGGCGTAGTGGGCGTGCTGCTGCAGCTCGAGGGTATCTCCCTAGGCCCAGGGGCCTCTCCCAAGA GGAAGGACCCTAAAGACCATGAGAAGGAGAACCTGAGGCGGATCAGGGAGATCCAGAGGCGCTTCCATGAGCAGGAGCGTGGCCAGGGTCAGGGCCAGACCAGGCCTCTGAAGGCTCTGTGGCGCTCCCCCAAGTACGACAAAGTGGAGTCCCGTGTCAAGGCCCAACTGCAG GAGCCCGGCCCTACTTCTGGGACAGAGCCTGCTCACTTCCTACGGGCACATTCCCGCTGCGGCCCTGGGCTCCCACCACCTCGTGTCCCCAGTCCTCAGCTAACCCCACCAGGTCCCAGTGCTAAG GGGCCAGGCTCGGGTGTGGATTTCATTACCCACAATGCCCGCACTGCCAAGAGGGCCCCCCGGCGGCATTCTCGCTCGCTGCAAGTCCTGGCACAGGTGCTGGAGCAGCAACGACAAGCCCAGGAGCACTACAATGCCACACAGAAGGGTCATGTGCCCCATTA CTTGTTGGAGCGCAGGGATGTGTGGCGGCGGCAGGCTGAGGCTCGTCAGAGTAGTCAGCCAGACCCAGCCATGCCCCCTGGCCACACTTGCATGCCTGAGAACCAGCGGTTGGAGACACTGAGCAGTCTGCTCCAGA GCCAGAGCCAACTGCTTCGAGAGCTGGTGCTGCTGCCTGCTGGGGCAGATTCACTGAGGGCCCAGAGCCACCGTGCTGAGCTGGACCAGAAGCTGGTACAGGTAGAGGAGGCCATCAAGATCTTTTCCTGCCCCAAGGTCTTTGTGAAGATGGATGCCTGA
- the LOC102524252 gene encoding enkurin domain-containing protein 1 isoform X1, protein MKMLPGVGVFGTGSSARVLVPLLRAEGFTVEALWGKTEEEAKQLAEEMNITFYTSRTDDVLLHQDVDLVCINIPPPLTRQISVKALGIGKNVVCEKAATSVDAFRMVTASRYYPQLMSLVGNVLRFLPAFVRMKQLIAEHYVGAVMICDARVYSGSLLSPSYGWICDELMGGGGLHTMGTYIVDLLTHLTGQRAEKVHGLLKTFVRQNAAIRGIRHVTSDDFCFFQMLMGGGVCSTVTLNFNMPGAFVHEGDNEGMCEGPSRISGPIPPDPTLCPDYYRRPSSAQGRLEANALKLDLLTSEQDLDSTPPRDPRIGPGAREILERGRHGVVGVLLQLEGISLGPGASPKRKDPKDHEKENLRRIREIQRRFHEQERGQGQGQTRPLKALWRSPKYDKVESRVKAQLQEPGPTSGTEPAHFLRAHSRCGPGLPPPRVPSPQLTPPGPSAKGPGSGVDFITHNARTAKRAPRRHSRSLQVLAQVLEQQRQAQEHYNATQKGHVPHYLLERRDVWRRQAEARQSSQPDPAMPPGHTCMPENQRLETLSSLLQSQSQLLRELVLLPAGADSLRAQSHRAELDQKLVQVEEAIKIFSCPKVFVKMDA, encoded by the exons ATGAAGATGCTTCCAGGAGTGGGCGTGTTTGGGACCGGCAGCTCTGCCCGGGTTCTGGTCCCACTGCTGAGGGCAGAAGGGTTCACAGTGGAGGCCCTGTGGGGGAAGACTGAGGAGGAGGCGAAGCAGCTTGCCGAGGAGATGAACATCACCTTCTACACCAGCCGGACGGATGACGTCTTGCTGCATCAAGACGTGGATCTGGTGTGCATCAACATCCCCCCTCCACTCACTCGGCAGATATCTGTGAAGGCTCTAG GTATTGGGAAGAATGTGGTTTGTGAGAAGGCAGCAACCTCAGTGGATGCCTTCCGGATGGTGACAGCCTCGCGCTACTACCCACAGCTGATGAGCCTGGTGGGGAACGTGCTGCGCTTCCTGCCTGCTTTCGTGCGTATGAAGCAGCTGATTGCCGAGCACTACGTGGGTGCAGTGATGATCTGCGATGCCCGTGTCTACTCAGGCAGCCTGCTCAGCCCCAGTTACGGCTGGATCTGTGACGAGCTCATGGGTGGCGGGGGCCTGCACACCATGGGCACCTACATTGTGGACCTGCTGACCCACCTGACTGGCCAGAGAGCTGAGAAGGTACATGGGCTGCTCAAGACCTTTGTAAGGCAGAATGCAGCCATCCGTGGCATCCGGCACGTCACCAGCGATGACTTCTGTTTCTTCCAGATGCTCATGGGTGGGGGTGTGTGCAGCACAGTAACACTTAACTTCAACATGCCAGGCGCCTTTGTGCACGAG GGCGACAACGAAGGCATGTGCGAGGGTCCGTCCCGTATCTCGGGGCCCATCCCCCCAGATCCTACGCTTTGTCCTGACTACTACCGGCGGCCCTCCTCGG CCCAAGGGCGCCTTGAGGCAAACGCGCTGAAGTTGGACCTGCTGACCTCGGAACAGGACCTAGACTCCACACCTCCCCGCGACCCCCGCATCGGTCCGGGAGCCCGAGAAATCCTGGAGCGTGGCCGGCACGGCGTAGTGGGCGTGCTGCTGCAGCTCGAGGGTATCTCCCTAGGCCCAGGGGCCTCTCCCAAGA GGAAGGACCCTAAAGACCATGAGAAGGAGAACCTGAGGCGGATCAGGGAGATCCAGAGGCGCTTCCATGAGCAGGAGCGTGGCCAGGGTCAGGGCCAGACCAGGCCTCTGAAGGCTCTGTGGCGCTCCCCCAAGTACGACAAAGTGGAGTCCCGTGTCAAGGCCCAACTGCAG GAGCCCGGCCCTACTTCTGGGACAGAGCCTGCTCACTTCCTACGGGCACATTCCCGCTGCGGCCCTGGGCTCCCACCACCTCGTGTCCCCAGTCCTCAGCTAACCCCACCAGGTCCCAGTGCTAAG GGGCCAGGCTCGGGTGTGGATTTCATTACCCACAATGCCCGCACTGCCAAGAGGGCCCCCCGGCGGCATTCTCGCTCGCTGCAAGTCCTGGCACAGGTGCTGGAGCAGCAACGACAAGCCCAGGAGCACTACAATGCCACACAGAAGGGTCATGTGCCCCATTA CTTGTTGGAGCGCAGGGATGTGTGGCGGCGGCAGGCTGAGGCTCGTCAGAGTAGTCAGCCAGACCCAGCCATGCCCCCTGGCCACACTTGCATGCCTGAGAACCAGCGGTTGGAGACACTGAGCAGTCTGCTCCAGA GCCAGAGCCAACTGCTTCGAGAGCTGGTGCTGCTGCCTGCTGGGGCAGATTCACTGAGGGCCCAGAGCCACCGTGCTGAGCTGGACCAGAAGCTGGTACAGGTAGAGGAGGCCATCAAGATCTTTTCCTGCCCCAAGGTCTTTGTGAAGATGGATGCCTGA
- the LOC102524252 gene encoding enkurin domain-containing protein 1 isoform X3 has translation MKMLPGVGVFGTGSSARVLVPLLRAEGFTVEALWGKTEEEAKQLAEEMNITFYTSRTDDVLLHQDVDLVCINIPPPLTRQISVKALGIGKNVVCEKAATSVDAFRMVTASRYYPQLMSLVGNVLRFLPAFVRMKQLIAEHYVGAVMICDARVYSGSLLSPSYGWICDELMGGGGLHTMGTYIVDLLTHLTGQRAEKMLMGGGVCSTVTLNFNMPGAFVHEGDNEGMCEGPSRISGPIPPDPTLCPDYYRRPSSAQGRLEANALKLDLLTSEQDLDSTPPRDPRIGPGAREILERGRHGVVGVLLQLEGISLGPGASPKRKDPKDHEKENLRRIREIQRRFHEQERGQGQGQTRPLKALWRSPKYDKVESRVKAQLQEPGPTSGTEPAHFLRAHSRCGPGLPPPRVPSPQLTPPGPSAKGPGSGVDFITHNARTAKRAPRRHSRSLQVLAQVLEQQRQAQEHYNATQKGHVPHYLLERRDVWRRQAEARQSSQPDPAMPPGHTCMPENQRLETLSSLLQSQSQLLRELVLLPAGADSLRAQSHRAELDQKLVQVEEAIKIFSCPKVFVKMDA, from the exons ATGAAGATGCTTCCAGGAGTGGGCGTGTTTGGGACCGGCAGCTCTGCCCGGGTTCTGGTCCCACTGCTGAGGGCAGAAGGGTTCACAGTGGAGGCCCTGTGGGGGAAGACTGAGGAGGAGGCGAAGCAGCTTGCCGAGGAGATGAACATCACCTTCTACACCAGCCGGACGGATGACGTCTTGCTGCATCAAGACGTGGATCTGGTGTGCATCAACATCCCCCCTCCACTCACTCGGCAGATATCTGTGAAGGCTCTAG GTATTGGGAAGAATGTGGTTTGTGAGAAGGCAGCAACCTCAGTGGATGCCTTCCGGATGGTGACAGCCTCGCGCTACTACCCACAGCTGATGAGCCTGGTGGGGAACGTGCTGCGCTTCCTGCCTGCTTTCGTGCGTATGAAGCAGCTGATTGCCGAGCACTACGTGGGTGCAGTGATGATCTGCGATGCCCGTGTCTACTCAGGCAGCCTGCTCAGCCCCAGTTACGGCTGGATCTGTGACGAGCTCATGGGTGGCGGGGGCCTGCACACCATGGGCACCTACATTGTGGACCTGCTGACCCACCTGACTGGCCAGAGAGCTGAGAAG ATGCTCATGGGTGGGGGTGTGTGCAGCACAGTAACACTTAACTTCAACATGCCAGGCGCCTTTGTGCACGAG GGCGACAACGAAGGCATGTGCGAGGGTCCGTCCCGTATCTCGGGGCCCATCCCCCCAGATCCTACGCTTTGTCCTGACTACTACCGGCGGCCCTCCTCGG CCCAAGGGCGCCTTGAGGCAAACGCGCTGAAGTTGGACCTGCTGACCTCGGAACAGGACCTAGACTCCACACCTCCCCGCGACCCCCGCATCGGTCCGGGAGCCCGAGAAATCCTGGAGCGTGGCCGGCACGGCGTAGTGGGCGTGCTGCTGCAGCTCGAGGGTATCTCCCTAGGCCCAGGGGCCTCTCCCAAGA GGAAGGACCCTAAAGACCATGAGAAGGAGAACCTGAGGCGGATCAGGGAGATCCAGAGGCGCTTCCATGAGCAGGAGCGTGGCCAGGGTCAGGGCCAGACCAGGCCTCTGAAGGCTCTGTGGCGCTCCCCCAAGTACGACAAAGTGGAGTCCCGTGTCAAGGCCCAACTGCAG GAGCCCGGCCCTACTTCTGGGACAGAGCCTGCTCACTTCCTACGGGCACATTCCCGCTGCGGCCCTGGGCTCCCACCACCTCGTGTCCCCAGTCCTCAGCTAACCCCACCAGGTCCCAGTGCTAAG GGGCCAGGCTCGGGTGTGGATTTCATTACCCACAATGCCCGCACTGCCAAGAGGGCCCCCCGGCGGCATTCTCGCTCGCTGCAAGTCCTGGCACAGGTGCTGGAGCAGCAACGACAAGCCCAGGAGCACTACAATGCCACACAGAAGGGTCATGTGCCCCATTA CTTGTTGGAGCGCAGGGATGTGTGGCGGCGGCAGGCTGAGGCTCGTCAGAGTAGTCAGCCAGACCCAGCCATGCCCCCTGGCCACACTTGCATGCCTGAGAACCAGCGGTTGGAGACACTGAGCAGTCTGCTCCAGA GCCAGAGCCAACTGCTTCGAGAGCTGGTGCTGCTGCCTGCTGGGGCAGATTCACTGAGGGCCCAGAGCCACCGTGCTGAGCTGGACCAGAAGCTGGTACAGGTAGAGGAGGCCATCAAGATCTTTTCCTGCCCCAAGGTCTTTGTGAAGATGGATGCCTGA
- the LOC102524252 gene encoding uncharacterized protein LOC102524252 isoform X4, which produces MKMLPGVGVFGTGSSARVLVPLLRAEGFTVEALWGKTEEEAKQLAEEMNITFYTSRTDDVLLHQDVDLVCINIPPPLTRQISVKALGIGKNVVCEKAATSVDAFRMVTASRYYPQLMSLVGNVLRFLPAFVRMKQLIAEHYVGAVMICDARVYSGSLLSPSYGWICDELMGGGGLHTMGTYIVDLLTHLTGQRAEKVHGLLKTFVRQNAAIRGIRHVTSDDFCFFQMLMGGGVCSTVTLNFNMPGAFVHEGDNEGMCEGPSRISGPIPPDPTLCPDYYRRPSSAQGRLEANALKLDLLTSEQDLDSTPPRDPRIGPGAREILERGRHGVVGVLLQLEGISLGPGASPKRKDPKDHEKENLRRIREIQRRFHEQERGQGQGQTRPLKALWRSPKYDKVESRVKAQLQEPGPTSGTEPAHFLRAHSRCGPGLPPPRVPSPQLTPPGPSAKGPGSGVDFITHNARTAKRAPRRHSRSLQVLAQVLEQQRQAQEHYNATQKGHVPH; this is translated from the exons ATGAAGATGCTTCCAGGAGTGGGCGTGTTTGGGACCGGCAGCTCTGCCCGGGTTCTGGTCCCACTGCTGAGGGCAGAAGGGTTCACAGTGGAGGCCCTGTGGGGGAAGACTGAGGAGGAGGCGAAGCAGCTTGCCGAGGAGATGAACATCACCTTCTACACCAGCCGGACGGATGACGTCTTGCTGCATCAAGACGTGGATCTGGTGTGCATCAACATCCCCCCTCCACTCACTCGGCAGATATCTGTGAAGGCTCTAG GTATTGGGAAGAATGTGGTTTGTGAGAAGGCAGCAACCTCAGTGGATGCCTTCCGGATGGTGACAGCCTCGCGCTACTACCCACAGCTGATGAGCCTGGTGGGGAACGTGCTGCGCTTCCTGCCTGCTTTCGTGCGTATGAAGCAGCTGATTGCCGAGCACTACGTGGGTGCAGTGATGATCTGCGATGCCCGTGTCTACTCAGGCAGCCTGCTCAGCCCCAGTTACGGCTGGATCTGTGACGAGCTCATGGGTGGCGGGGGCCTGCACACCATGGGCACCTACATTGTGGACCTGCTGACCCACCTGACTGGCCAGAGAGCTGAGAAGGTACATGGGCTGCTCAAGACCTTTGTAAGGCAGAATGCAGCCATCCGTGGCATCCGGCACGTCACCAGCGATGACTTCTGTTTCTTCCAGATGCTCATGGGTGGGGGTGTGTGCAGCACAGTAACACTTAACTTCAACATGCCAGGCGCCTTTGTGCACGAG GGCGACAACGAAGGCATGTGCGAGGGTCCGTCCCGTATCTCGGGGCCCATCCCCCCAGATCCTACGCTTTGTCCTGACTACTACCGGCGGCCCTCCTCGG CCCAAGGGCGCCTTGAGGCAAACGCGCTGAAGTTGGACCTGCTGACCTCGGAACAGGACCTAGACTCCACACCTCCCCGCGACCCCCGCATCGGTCCGGGAGCCCGAGAAATCCTGGAGCGTGGCCGGCACGGCGTAGTGGGCGTGCTGCTGCAGCTCGAGGGTATCTCCCTAGGCCCAGGGGCCTCTCCCAAGA GGAAGGACCCTAAAGACCATGAGAAGGAGAACCTGAGGCGGATCAGGGAGATCCAGAGGCGCTTCCATGAGCAGGAGCGTGGCCAGGGTCAGGGCCAGACCAGGCCTCTGAAGGCTCTGTGGCGCTCCCCCAAGTACGACAAAGTGGAGTCCCGTGTCAAGGCCCAACTGCAG GAGCCCGGCCCTACTTCTGGGACAGAGCCTGCTCACTTCCTACGGGCACATTCCCGCTGCGGCCCTGGGCTCCCACCACCTCGTGTCCCCAGTCCTCAGCTAACCCCACCAGGTCCCAGTGCTAAG GGGCCAGGCTCGGGTGTGGATTTCATTACCCACAATGCCCGCACTGCCAAGAGGGCCCCCCGGCGGCATTCTCGCTCGCTGCAAGTCCTGGCACAGGTGCTGGAGCAGCAACGACAAGCCCAGGAGCACTACAATGCCACACAGAAGGGTCATGTGCCCCATTAG